In the genome of Streptomyces globosus, one region contains:
- a CDS encoding class I SAM-dependent methyltransferase: MSAPHNYEHEQALWDTFAESAWKDPSNGDPVFRWTQYKDHPGDPGPGILGDPSTVLEIGYGTGRALAYLAEQGIKGTGVDLSPVAVAHSTEKYGHLGIEFVCAEILAYLAGGETTFDAVYSVFGAAWFTDPSRLFPLVANSLNPGGVFAFSQPPAIPGAYGPQGMYKGGFAGPVMFTYRYSYTVQQWQEFMETAGFTDVEVREIDAPTPSHIGTLLVRGVRN, from the coding sequence ATGAGCGCACCGCACAACTACGAGCACGAACAGGCCCTGTGGGACACCTTCGCCGAGAGCGCCTGGAAGGACCCCAGCAACGGCGATCCGGTGTTCCGCTGGACCCAGTACAAGGACCACCCCGGCGACCCCGGCCCCGGCATCCTCGGCGACCCCTCCACCGTCCTGGAGATCGGCTACGGCACCGGCCGCGCCCTGGCCTACCTCGCCGAGCAGGGCATCAAGGGCACCGGCGTAGACCTGTCCCCGGTCGCCGTCGCGCACAGCACCGAGAAGTACGGGCACCTCGGCATCGAGTTCGTGTGCGCCGAAATCCTCGCCTACCTGGCCGGCGGCGAGACCACCTTCGACGCGGTGTACTCCGTCTTCGGCGCCGCCTGGTTCACCGACCCCTCCCGCCTCTTCCCCTTGGTCGCCAACAGCCTGAACCCCGGCGGTGTCTTCGCCTTCTCCCAGCCCCCCGCCATCCCCGGCGCCTACGGCCCCCAGGGCATGTACAAGGGCGGCTTCGCGGGACCGGTGATGTTCACCTACCGCTACAGCTACACCGTCCAGCAGTGGCAGGAGTTCATGGAGACCGCCGGCTTCACCGATGTGGAGGTCCGCGAGATCGATGCGCCCACACCCAGCCACATCGGGACCCTGCTGGTCCGCGGCGTCCGGAACTGA
- a CDS encoding tetratricopeptide repeat protein, translated as MLQHLITQDDALRMVPTDRDQLAAALADIREELRVLPEGSEADRARVLARWTGIGLVVLGDYDDARAFLRRALDLATASGNTRAVIAAELNLGDAYRYAGETETADKLYRGALDAARSQHPELVDFALQHLGKHLMEQGDLVPARAHLQEALRLRTAKGDAGLIESTQAAVDRVEMLIGQAEAAP; from the coding sequence GTGCTCCAGCACCTCATCACCCAGGACGATGCCCTGCGCATGGTCCCGACCGACCGCGACCAGTTGGCCGCCGCCCTCGCGGATATCCGCGAGGAGCTGCGCGTGCTCCCCGAAGGAAGCGAGGCCGACCGGGCGCGGGTCCTGGCCAGGTGGACCGGCATCGGTCTGGTAGTCCTCGGCGATTACGACGACGCCCGCGCGTTCCTGCGACGGGCGCTCGACCTGGCCACCGCCAGCGGCAACACCAGGGCCGTCATCGCCGCCGAACTCAACCTTGGCGACGCGTACCGCTACGCCGGTGAAACCGAGACCGCAGACAAGCTCTACCGCGGAGCCCTGGACGCCGCCCGGAGCCAGCATCCCGAGCTGGTCGACTTCGCTCTCCAACACCTCGGCAAGCACCTCATGGAACAGGGCGATCTCGTGCCAGCCCGCGCCCACCTTCAGGAAGCACTGCGGCTGCGGACCGCCAAGGGCGACGCCGGGCTGATCGAGTCCACCCAGGCCGCCGTCGACCGCGTGGAGATGCTGATCGGCCAGGCGGAAGCGGCGCCGTGA
- a CDS encoding helix-turn-helix domain-containing protein, which translates to MPASPSSSAQAAREALAVRLSHLRRDAGLTGRELSARCDWHPAKTTRIQKGEVAPSDSDIRAWCAACGADEQVDDLIATSRAVDSMYQEWRRLHRNGLRRSQENAYASNAQASLQRVYVSNVVPGFLQTPAYATALLSSITRFQGTPDDVTEAVAARVARSRFLYEGNHRYAVLMEEWVLRSRIGDADAMAGQLRHLLTVMPLASVSLGIIPFAAERSVWPLEAFYLYDERRVAVETLTARIGVTQPRELDDYAKAFEGLSKMAVYGDNARALITAALDALG; encoded by the coding sequence GTGCCCGCATCCCCCTCCTCCAGCGCACAGGCGGCCCGTGAAGCCCTCGCCGTGCGCCTGTCCCACCTGCGCAGGGATGCCGGTCTCACCGGACGGGAGCTGTCCGCCCGGTGCGACTGGCACCCCGCGAAGACCACCCGCATCCAGAAAGGAGAGGTCGCCCCGTCCGACTCGGACATCCGAGCCTGGTGCGCTGCCTGCGGCGCCGACGAGCAGGTGGACGACCTGATCGCCACCTCCCGCGCCGTCGACTCCATGTACCAGGAGTGGCGCCGCCTCCACCGCAACGGCCTGCGCCGCTCCCAGGAGAACGCCTACGCCTCAAACGCCCAGGCGTCCCTCCAGCGCGTCTACGTCTCCAACGTCGTGCCCGGGTTCCTCCAGACGCCCGCCTACGCGACAGCCCTCCTGAGCAGCATCACGCGCTTCCAGGGCACCCCAGATGACGTCACAGAGGCCGTGGCCGCCCGCGTCGCCCGCTCCCGCTTCCTCTACGAGGGCAACCACCGTTACGCGGTGCTGATGGAGGAGTGGGTGCTGCGCTCCCGGATCGGCGACGCGGACGCGATGGCCGGCCAACTCCGCCACCTGCTGACCGTGATGCCGCTCGCGTCCGTCTCCCTCGGGATCATCCCGTTCGCCGCCGAGCGCAGCGTGTGGCCGTTGGAGGCGTTCTACCTGTACGACGAGCGCCGGGTGGCCGTGGAGACCCTCACCGCCAGAATCGGCGTCACCCAGCCCCGTGAACTGGACGACTACGCGAAGGCGTTCGAAGGGCTGTCGAAAATGGCCGTCTACGGCGACAACGCCCGCGCGCTGATCACGGCCGCGCTCGACGCCCTCGGATGA
- a CDS encoding DUF6879 family protein: MPQNAPSFAELLEQTQTSAVHLEMRDSYGVPSEADSFASFLRGEWSEASQRAERSNWLNMVSAATARGVVMRRARIISEPVSDYIRYEHAGTQMNIDAGEQVRWLPRRRAFDIALPGTDFWLFDGRLVQLHNWTGTGDWHPEEPKVRTEDPAMVKLCASAFESVWERGIPHDQYAV, translated from the coding sequence ATGCCGCAGAACGCGCCCAGCTTCGCGGAGCTGTTGGAGCAGACGCAGACGTCAGCAGTCCACCTGGAGATGCGTGACAGCTACGGGGTGCCCAGCGAGGCCGACTCATTCGCGTCATTCCTGCGCGGGGAGTGGAGCGAGGCATCCCAGCGGGCGGAGCGCTCCAACTGGCTGAACATGGTCTCCGCCGCTACCGCCCGCGGCGTCGTCATGCGTCGCGCCCGCATCATCTCCGAGCCGGTGAGCGACTACATCCGTTACGAGCACGCCGGCACCCAGATGAACATCGACGCGGGCGAACAGGTCCGCTGGCTTCCGCGGCGCCGCGCCTTCGACATCGCGTTGCCCGGCACGGACTTCTGGCTGTTCGACGGCCGCCTGGTCCAGCTCCACAACTGGACCGGTACCGGTGACTGGCACCCGGAAGAACCGAAGGTGCGCACCGAGGACCCCGCCATGGTCAAGCTGTGCGCGTCGGCGTTCGAGTCAGTGTGGGAGCGCGGAATCCCGCACGACCAGTACGCCGTCTGA
- a CDS encoding DUF6551 family protein, with amino-acid sequence MSVKDYSYDIPDHPIEYKKVDPRKITFDTRAQRNLNKARAQKIADNIVPTALGTPILSLREDGKLVPMDGMHRIYGCQLAIAAGVTAVEKIHCEIHTGLTLANEASMFIIKNKESSKVGATDEYRIGLVAGHPLFVDTQAVLDKHGLKVGSRSVSGVRGINGILKIVRDYGDHRLDQALAISEEAFGRTAESWDHVILSGIAVVMHRHSDVIKPKDLATRLARQGAALNVRAKIQGLSTANGTRGDGTQGRIKAAHLFVAGAWNNNRSAANRIPIPNIFE; translated from the coding sequence ATGTCCGTCAAGGACTACAGCTACGACATCCCGGACCACCCGATCGAGTACAAGAAGGTGGACCCCCGGAAGATCACGTTCGACACCCGCGCGCAGCGCAATCTCAACAAGGCCCGCGCGCAGAAGATCGCCGACAACATCGTTCCCACTGCTCTCGGCACCCCGATCCTCTCCCTCCGCGAGGACGGCAAGCTCGTCCCCATGGACGGTATGCACCGCATCTACGGCTGCCAGCTCGCCATCGCCGCCGGTGTCACGGCCGTCGAGAAGATCCACTGCGAGATTCACACCGGGCTCACCCTGGCCAACGAGGCGTCCATGTTCATCATCAAGAACAAGGAGTCCTCGAAGGTCGGCGCCACCGACGAATACCGCATCGGTCTCGTGGCCGGCCACCCGCTCTTCGTGGACACGCAGGCGGTCCTCGACAAGCACGGCCTGAAGGTCGGCAGCCGCAGCGTCAGCGGTGTCCGGGGCATCAACGGCATTCTGAAGATCGTCCGCGATTACGGCGACCACCGGCTCGACCAGGCCCTCGCCATCTCCGAGGAAGCCTTCGGGCGTACGGCCGAGAGCTGGGACCACGTCATCCTCTCCGGCATCGCCGTCGTCATGCACCGCCACAGCGACGTCATCAAGCCGAAGGACCTCGCGACGCGCCTGGCCCGGCAGGGGGCGGCCCTGAACGTCCGTGCGAAGATTCAGGGCCTCTCGACGGCCAACGGCACCCGCGGCGACGGGACGCAGGGCCGCATCAAGGCCGCGCACCTGTTCGTCGCCGGGGCCTGGAACAACAACCGCAGCGCCGCCAACCGCATCCCGATCCCGAACATCTTCGAGTAG
- a CDS encoding DUF2637 domain-containing protein: MPDTRTGLAQLTGARKKLAVGVGTGALIIAAIGFAGSYAAVVGLARDKGFGDFAEVFPIGIDAGIGVLLALDLLLSWIRIPFPVLRHIAWLLTAATIAFNAAAAWGDPIAVGMHATMPVLFVVVVEAVRHAVGRLADITADRHMEGVRLWRWLLSPLPTMKLWRRMKLWELRSYEQAVGMEQDRLIYQARLQARYGRAWKRKAPVEAVMPLRLAKLGVPLTDTAPAGLAAAGIEFEWRPVAAVAPPLPAFEEHALAALEVAGQPVPEHADVPGLPSPSGLSDADDDGLPPSLRALLPGRQPVFAKDKPKVRNEVTARIPEVERPGEEGPDELHGTGPEQPDTQTGESGDESTIPPENPQAASAVPPPVDPLKAANARRAEENRKARSTYASGWFEAVRDKPELTRAAYAETLGISTKTLGRAIAENAPA; this comes from the coding sequence GTGCCCGACACCCGCACGGGCCTCGCCCAGCTCACCGGCGCCCGCAAGAAGCTCGCCGTCGGCGTCGGCACGGGCGCCCTGATCATCGCCGCAATCGGCTTCGCCGGCTCGTACGCCGCCGTGGTCGGCCTGGCTCGCGACAAGGGGTTCGGGGACTTCGCCGAGGTCTTCCCCATCGGCATCGACGCGGGGATCGGCGTCCTCCTGGCGCTCGATCTCCTGCTGTCCTGGATCCGGATCCCGTTCCCGGTCCTCCGGCACATCGCGTGGTTGCTGACGGCCGCGACGATCGCCTTCAACGCCGCCGCCGCGTGGGGCGACCCGATCGCGGTCGGGATGCACGCGACCATGCCGGTCTTGTTCGTCGTCGTGGTCGAAGCCGTCCGACACGCGGTGGGCCGCCTGGCCGACATCACCGCGGACCGGCATATGGAAGGCGTACGCCTCTGGCGCTGGCTGCTCTCCCCGCTGCCCACGATGAAGCTGTGGCGGCGCATGAAGCTATGGGAACTGCGCAGCTACGAACAGGCCGTCGGGATGGAGCAGGACCGGCTGATCTACCAGGCCCGGCTCCAAGCCCGGTACGGCCGAGCATGGAAGCGCAAGGCGCCCGTCGAAGCCGTCATGCCGCTACGCCTGGCCAAGCTCGGCGTCCCCCTCACCGACACCGCCCCCGCCGGCCTGGCCGCCGCCGGAATCGAGTTCGAGTGGCGGCCGGTCGCAGCCGTCGCGCCCCCACTGCCTGCATTCGAGGAGCACGCCCTGGCCGCCCTTGAGGTCGCCGGGCAGCCGGTCCCCGAGCACGCGGATGTCCCTGGCCTGCCTTCGCCGTCTGGCCTTTCCGATGCGGACGATGACGGTCTTCCGCCCTCGCTCCGGGCGCTCCTCCCTGGCCGCCAGCCGGTCTTCGCCAAGGACAAGCCGAAGGTCCGCAACGAGGTCACCGCCCGCATCCCCGAGGTGGAAAGGCCGGGGGAGGAAGGGCCGGATGAGCTGCACGGGACCGGTCCGGAACAGCCGGACACCCAAACGGGTGAGTCTGGCGATGAGTCGACAATCCCCCCGGAGAACCCGCAGGCGGCTTCGGCCGTTCCGCCTCCGGTCGACCCGCTGAAGGCCGCGAACGCCCGGCGGGCCGAGGAGAACAGGAAAGCCCGCAGCACCTATGCGAGCGGCTGGTTCGAAGCCGTGCGCGACAAGCCGGAGCTGACCCGCGCCGCGTACGCCGAGACGCTCGGCATCTCCACCAAGACCCTCGGCCGCGCCATCGCCGAGAACGCCCCCGCTTGA
- a CDS encoding type II toxin-antitoxin system prevent-host-death family antitoxin — translation MESLALEAARRGLAGVLDRTQLENTPVAVTRRGKAAVVLLPPGRYLEAAAVLGEETEPEDGPDTVDGLRAELAAILRRVQFEGVRVRLHRHGAPAAVVVPVAWFEKTQPVTA, via the coding sequence ATGGAGTCGCTCGCGCTGGAGGCCGCCCGTCGGGGCCTGGCCGGGGTCCTGGACCGGACCCAGTTGGAGAACACCCCCGTCGCGGTCACCCGCCGGGGCAAGGCCGCCGTCGTGCTGCTGCCGCCCGGCCGGTACCTCGAAGCCGCCGCCGTCTTGGGCGAGGAGACCGAGCCGGAGGACGGCCCGGACACCGTGGACGGCCTGCGGGCCGAACTCGCAGCGATCCTGCGCCGTGTCCAGTTCGAGGGCGTCCGCGTACGGTTGCACCGGCACGGAGCCCCGGCCGCCGTCGTCGTCCCGGTGGCGTGGTTCGAGAAGACGCAGCCGGTCACTGCCTGA
- a CDS encoding helix-turn-helix domain-containing protein, producing the protein MADDYLVRIGKLIRDARQHRGWTQSQLADALGTSQSAVNRIERGNQNISLEMIARIGEALDSEIVSLGYAGPMHLRVVGGRRLSGSIDVKTSKNACVALLCASLLNKGRTVLRRVARIEEVYRLLEVLNSIGVRTRWINDGVDLELVPPADLDMDAIDAEAAVRTRSIIMFLGPLLHRMDQFRLPYAGGCDLGTRTIEPHMIALRRFGLDITATEGIYHAKVEPNTSPDRPIVLTERGDTVTENALLAAARHDGVTVIRNASSNYMVQDLCFFLEALGVRVDGVGTTTLTVHGVPNIDVDVDYSPSEDPVEAMSLLAAAVVTESELTIRRVPIEFMEIELAVLEEMGLDHDRSAEYTADNGRTRLVDLTVRPSKLEAPIDKIHPMPFPGLNIDNVPFFAAIAAVAQGQTLIHDWVYDNRAIYLTDLNRLGGRLQLLDPHRVLVEGPTRWRAAEMMCPPALRPAVVVLLAMMAAEGTSVLRNVYVINRGYEELAERLNSVGAQIETFRDI; encoded by the coding sequence ATGGCAGACGACTACCTCGTACGCATCGGCAAGCTCATCCGTGACGCCCGGCAACACCGTGGCTGGACGCAGAGTCAGCTTGCAGACGCCCTGGGCACCAGCCAGAGCGCCGTGAACCGCATCGAGCGCGGCAACCAGAACATCAGCCTTGAAATGATCGCGCGGATCGGCGAGGCGCTGGACAGCGAGATCGTCTCCCTCGGTTACGCCGGCCCGATGCACCTGCGTGTCGTCGGCGGCCGCCGCCTCTCCGGCTCCATCGACGTCAAGACGAGCAAGAACGCCTGCGTCGCGCTCCTCTGCGCCTCCCTCCTGAACAAGGGCCGCACGGTGCTGCGCCGCGTCGCCCGCATCGAGGAGGTCTACCGGCTCCTGGAGGTCCTGAACTCGATCGGCGTCCGCACCCGCTGGATCAACGACGGCGTCGACCTGGAGCTCGTACCGCCGGCGGACCTCGACATGGACGCCATCGACGCGGAGGCAGCGGTCCGGACCCGGAGCATCATCATGTTCCTGGGCCCCCTGCTCCACCGCATGGACCAGTTCCGCCTCCCCTACGCGGGCGGCTGCGACCTGGGCACCCGCACCATCGAGCCGCACATGATCGCCCTGCGCCGCTTCGGCCTGGACATCACCGCGACCGAGGGCATCTACCACGCCAAGGTGGAGCCGAACACCAGCCCGGACCGCCCGATCGTGCTGACCGAGCGCGGGGACACCGTCACCGAGAACGCGCTGCTGGCCGCGGCCCGCCACGACGGTGTCACCGTCATCCGCAACGCCTCCTCCAACTACATGGTCCAGGACCTGTGCTTCTTCCTGGAGGCGCTGGGCGTGCGCGTGGACGGCGTCGGCACCACGACCCTCACCGTCCACGGCGTCCCGAACATCGACGTGGACGTGGACTACTCCCCCTCCGAGGACCCGGTCGAGGCGATGAGCCTGCTCGCCGCCGCGGTCGTGACCGAGTCCGAGCTGACCATCCGCCGCGTCCCGATCGAGTTCATGGAGATCGAGCTCGCGGTCCTGGAGGAGATGGGCCTCGACCACGACCGCTCGGCGGAGTACACGGCCGACAACGGCCGCACCCGCCTGGTCGACCTGACGGTGCGCCCCTCGAAGCTCGAGGCGCCGATCGACAAGATCCACCCGATGCCGTTCCCCGGGCTGAACATCGACAACGTCCCGTTCTTCGCGGCCATCGCGGCCGTCGCCCAGGGCCAGACCCTGATCCACGACTGGGTGTACGACAACCGGGCGATCTACCTCACCGACCTCAACCGCCTCGGCGGCCGCCTCCAGCTCCTGGACCCGCACCGCGTCCTGGTCGAGGGCCCGACGCGCTGGCGCGCGGCGGAGATGATGTGCCCGCCGGCCCTGCGCCCGGCGGTGGTGGTCCTCCTCGCGATGATGGCCGCGGAGGGCACCTCGGTCCTCCGCAACGTGTACGTCATCAACCGCGGCTACGAGGAGCTGGCGGAACGCCTGAACTCGGTCGGCGCCCAGATCGAGACCTTCCGGGACATCTAA
- a CDS encoding alpha/beta fold hydrolase, producing the protein MPTFTSYDGTLLDYRVLDGPGPDLVCLPGGPMQDSAYLGNLGGLAAHRRLVLLDPRGTGASAVPADPATYRCDRQVADLEALRRHLALPRMDLLAHSAGANLAALYAARHPQHTGRLALITPSVAATGITVTGEQRLAAARLRRGEPWFPAAFAALERIVAGEPGSDDWTAVEPFFHGRWDESAREFATESARRKNQEAAAAFGADGAYDPDALRAALRHSGSPVLVLAGELDLQGPLPAMTEYAGLFAQAKLIVHPGAGHFPWRDDPAVFTSTAAAFLAN; encoded by the coding sequence ATGCCCACCTTCACCTCGTACGACGGCACCCTCCTCGACTACCGCGTCCTGGACGGGCCCGGCCCGGACCTCGTCTGCCTCCCCGGCGGACCGATGCAGGATTCCGCGTACCTCGGCAACCTCGGCGGCCTGGCCGCGCACCGCCGCCTGGTCCTGCTCGACCCGCGCGGCACCGGCGCCTCGGCCGTGCCCGCGGACCCGGCGACGTACCGCTGCGACCGCCAGGTCGCCGACCTCGAAGCCCTGCGCCGGCACCTCGCCCTCCCCCGCATGGACCTGCTCGCGCACAGCGCCGGCGCGAACCTGGCCGCGCTGTACGCGGCCCGCCATCCGCAGCACACCGGACGGCTCGCGCTGATCACCCCGAGCGTCGCCGCCACCGGCATCACCGTCACCGGCGAACAGCGGCTGGCCGCCGCGCGGCTCCGCCGCGGCGAGCCGTGGTTCCCGGCCGCGTTCGCGGCGCTGGAGCGCATCGTCGCAGGGGAGCCCGGCTCCGACGACTGGACGGCGGTGGAACCCTTCTTCCACGGCCGCTGGGACGAGTCCGCCCGGGAGTTCGCCACCGAGTCGGCGCGCCGCAAGAACCAGGAGGCGGCGGCAGCCTTCGGCGCGGACGGCGCCTACGACCCGGACGCCCTGCGGGCAGCGCTCCGCCACTCCGGGTCCCCCGTCCTCGTCCTGGCCGGCGAACTCGACCTGCAGGGACCGCTCCCCGCCATGACGGAGTACGCCGGCCTCTTCGCGCAGGCGAAGCTCATCGTCCACCCGGGAGCCGGCCACTTCCCGTGGCGCGACGACCCGGCCGTCTTCACCTCGACCGCGGCAGCGTTCCTGGCGAACTGA
- a CDS encoding DUF3291 domain-containing protein: protein MPQLALYTFGVLKAPLADPGPLTRELHDRGESVYPEIARQPGYVAHAEAAPGGRGTHFDLDWGAWGEFAVPGWYGKGRTRERVALAATLSVWTGLRPARDAIYSGLHREALNRRHDWFERTGHPPYVLWWVADRVIPTWPEGVARLEYLHGRGAEPYAFTFRRSFAPDGTPGAR from the coding sequence ATGCCTCAGCTTGCTCTGTACACGTTCGGTGTCCTGAAAGCGCCGCTGGCCGATCCCGGACCGCTGACGCGCGAACTCCACGACAGGGGCGAGTCCGTCTACCCGGAGATCGCCCGGCAGCCCGGATACGTCGCCCATGCGGAGGCGGCACCCGGCGGTCGCGGCACGCACTTCGACTTGGACTGGGGTGCGTGGGGCGAGTTCGCCGTGCCGGGGTGGTACGGCAAGGGCCGGACGCGGGAGCGTGTCGCCCTGGCCGCGACGCTCTCCGTCTGGACCGGTCTGCGGCCTGCCCGCGACGCCATCTACTCGGGACTGCACCGCGAGGCGCTGAACAGGCGTCACGATTGGTTCGAGCGGACCGGACACCCGCCGTACGTGCTCTGGTGGGTCGCCGACCGGGTGATACCGACGTGGCCGGAAGGCGTCGCCAGGCTCGAATACCTCCACGGCCGAGGTGCTGAGCCGTACGCCTTCACGTTCCGGCGGTCGTTCGCACCGGACGGGACCCCCGGAGCCCGGTGA